The Candidatus Cloacimonadota bacterium nucleotide sequence TTTCTTCTCATTCACATTTATTCACATTTATTTACATCCTCTCATAATCTTGTCAAATAATCGAAATATTTTTTCCTTCTTCAACTGCTATCCAAAAAATATGATCATGTTCCATTGCTTGCCCTTTCATTCGTTTTCATAAAACGATTTTACACTATCATTTTCAACACTCAATCAAAAAAAGGTAAATTGTGTTAATAAATTTAGTAAATATAGAATATACTCATCCATATTCCTTTGCATAAAAAATTTTTATACACAGGAAATGATCAATCCTCTTCGCGAATTTCTCCGGCTTTTTTCAAACCGTATTTTGTCAAAATCGGACCGATCAATTCGAAAAATATACAGGTTGCAGTTACAGTTGTGATGACAATAGTACCCAACTGATCACCGGAAGTTATTTCGATCCCATTTACAATATCAACAACTTTCCCGAGACCTCGGAATTCATGTTTAACTATCAGAGCGAGACCGATAGCCACTCCTGCTTGAGAAAGGATTCCCAAACCAAGATATTTTTTGATTTTATTCTCAACTTTTCCAATAATACCTCCAAGCCGAGAGCCGCCAATCAATCCCGCAGAACGGGTGAAAACGTAAATCAAACCCAATAAACCCAACGAAGGAAGTGCGGAAATATGAAGACTCGAGCCAGCAAGAGTGAAAAATAAGATAAAAATCAAAGGCATTATATGTGGAAGGCGTTCAGACATCTTTCTGACCAAATTGCGAGATTGAGTATTTACGACAATAGCACCAACCACCATATTCGTGAGAATCGGGGAGAGACGTGCAACTTCGCAAAATCCCACGGAAATAAGCACAAAACCGAATATAATAATAAAAATATCCGTAGCATTTTTTAATCTTCTTGCCAAAATCGAAAGCAGCATTCCCACCATAATTCCAAAAGCGACGCTGAAAAATATTTCCTTTAGAGGATTGAAAATAAGGAGTAGAAAATTCTCGGAAGCTGTCCCGCTTTGATGCGCCAATATACTTCGGGCAAAAGCAGCTGCGAACCCAAAAATGATTATTCCCAAACCGTCATCAAAACCCACAACAGCATATAATGCTCGGGTCAGATTTCCTTTTGCTTTGAATTCCTGAATAACCGCTACGGTACCGGCAGGAGCGCTAGCAGGTGCAACTGCAGCGAAAATGAGAGCCATTGGCAAATTGCCGGTTAGCAAAAAAATACCTCCGAAAACAAGTATAAACGCTCCAAAGGATTCCAATAAAATGATGTATAATATCCCGATTCCTAATTTCTTTAAGGAAGAAATACGCAATTCCAATCCGATGCTAAGTGCTACAAACCCGAGTGCAATATCCGTGATAAAAGCCAAATTATTTTGGATACCGCTATTTATAAAATTAAAAATAGAGGGTCCAAGAATTACGCCAATCAGCATATAACCGATGATTAAAGGCAAATGTACATATTTCATCAACTTACCAAAATAAAAGGATATTATTGTGATTAATCCGACCAGCAAGATTGTTGCGAGCGGGTTTGATTGCAAGTGAAGAATATTTTCCATTATTATAATCCTTTAGATATTCAACGATCCGTTAAAGTAAAAAAGTTTCTGGACGGTCATCATAATTCCGGATTTATCATCAAGTTCGTCAATCATCGTGTTTATTCTTCGTATGGTTTCATTGGCAAATGATTTGTTTACGGTTGCGATGATCAACTTGTTGAATCCTTCCCGGTGTTCGCTCCAAAAGTTTGCGAATAAAGGCAATCTATGTAAATAATAGGTAGCATCATTAACATCTACCACATACTCAAAACAGTCTTCCATCTCAGCGAACATTTGCAAAAGATCTTCAAATTTGTCCTCAAGTTGCACATTAATATGGAAAAGAAAACAATCTTCTTTTGGACTCAATCTGTTTTCAAAATCAGTTATTTCAAGGAATTTCGCGTGTACTTTTTCTTGGTCCTTCAGGAGTAGTAGTTCGTCCACAGCCGATTTTTTACTTAGTATTTTTGAAATATGCGATAATAATCTGATATGTTCATTTCTTTTCGATTCGGGTGAAATAATGTAAATAAATAATTTTGCCTTCTTTCCATCCAAAGAATCAAAATCAATTCCGTGCGGGATTGTGATGATTCCAATCACGAATTCGGAAATATTATCAAAACTACAATGAGGAACCGCTATTCCTTTTCCAATACCGGTAGAAACTAGCTCTTCTCGTTTTCTTAAAGCAGCAAGTAATTTTTTTTGCGAGATATTCTTTAAATCCGGATTTTTAATTGCATTTTCTGCAATAATTTTCAAAAGTGAATTTTTATCTATCGCATCACAATCTACGATAATGTTATCTTTCGACAAATTTTTGAAAAGGCTCATAATTCTTCCTTTCAGTGATTTTATTTTAAAGTTAAACAGATTTACCACAGAGAGCACCGAGAACACAGAGAAAAAACAAATAAGTAGTATCTGTCCATAAAGGGAAATCTTGAGTTAATCCTCCGGTGCTATCCGGATTAAAGAATGCTTCAGCATTCTTTTTTCGATTTAGCGTGG carries:
- a CDS encoding cation:proton antiporter, with the translated sequence MENILHLQSNPLATILLVGLITIISFYFGKLMKYVHLPLIIGYMLIGVILGPSIFNFINSGIQNNLAFITDIALGFVALSIGLELRISSLKKLGIGILYIILLESFGAFILVFGGIFLLTGNLPMALIFAAVAPASAPAGTVAVIQEFKAKGNLTRALYAVVGFDDGLGIIIFGFAAAFARSILAHQSGTASENFLLLIFNPLKEIFFSVAFGIMVGMLLSILARRLKNATDIFIIIFGFVLISVGFCEVARLSPILTNMVVGAIVVNTQSRNLVRKMSERLPHIMPLIFILFFTLAGSSLHISALPSLGLLGLIYVFTRSAGLIGGSRLGGIIGKVENKIKKYLGLGILSQAGVAIGLALIVKHEFRGLGKVVDIVNGIEITSGDQLGTIVITTVTATCIFFELIGPILTKYGLKKAGEIREED
- a CDS encoding PTS sugar transporter subunit IIA is translated as MSLFKNLSKDNIIVDCDAIDKNSLLKIIAENAIKNPDLKNISQKKLLAALRKREELVSTGIGKGIAVPHCSFDNISEFVIGIITIPHGIDFDSLDGKKAKLFIYIISPESKRNEHIRLLSHISKILSKKSAVDELLLLKDQEKVHAKFLEITDFENRLSPKEDCFLFHINVQLEDKFEDLLQMFAEMEDCFEYVVDVNDATYYLHRLPLFANFWSEHREGFNKLIIATVNKSFANETIRRINTMIDELDDKSGIMMTVQKLFYFNGSLNI